One Lysinibacillus sp. OF-1 DNA segment encodes these proteins:
- a CDS encoding carboxypeptidase M32, whose product MTVQQFTDYVKKMQHYEEALNVVYWDMRTGAPKKGLAQRSEVIGTLSASLFDMQTSEELGELLVALESQKANLDYVTLRLVEEVRKNYDQNKKIPADEYKKYVILQSKSETAWEEAKASNNFALFLPYLEEIIQWQKKFIHYWGIKNGSPYNTLLDLYEPDMTTDVLDQVFGDLRTSIVELVQKIANSSNKPDTSMLFKHFPREAQRELSLELLAQLGYDFDAGRLDESVHPFMIGLNYGDARITTKYDENDFRSAIFGTIHECGHAMYEQNIDEKLAGLPLATGTSMGIHESQSLFYENFVGRNEKFWEHNYERLQHFSPAQFGDVALGDFLRAINMVEPSFIRIEADELTYPLHIMIRYEIERDLFNGDLQAKDLPQVWNDKYEEYLGIRPESDAQGVLQDMHWSGGMFGYFPSYALGMVYAAQWKHAMDKDIPNFDALLEKGELLPIREWLTEKVHQYGALKKPFELLKEATGEGLNAKYLADYLQDKYRKLYQL is encoded by the coding sequence ATGACAGTTCAACAATTTACAGACTATGTGAAGAAAATGCAGCATTATGAGGAAGCACTCAATGTCGTTTATTGGGATATGCGTACGGGTGCACCGAAAAAAGGTTTAGCACAACGTTCAGAGGTAATCGGTACATTATCTGCTTCTTTATTTGATATGCAAACAAGTGAAGAATTGGGGGAGCTTTTAGTAGCTTTAGAGTCACAAAAAGCTAATCTTGACTATGTAACATTGCGTTTAGTGGAAGAAGTAAGAAAGAATTATGATCAAAACAAAAAAATTCCAGCTGACGAGTATAAAAAATACGTCATTCTTCAATCGAAGTCTGAAACTGCTTGGGAAGAAGCGAAGGCAAGTAATAATTTTGCATTATTCCTTCCATATTTAGAGGAAATCATTCAATGGCAGAAAAAATTCATTCACTATTGGGGAATTAAAAATGGATCTCCTTACAATACATTACTCGATTTATATGAACCAGATATGACGACTGATGTTTTAGATCAAGTATTTGGTGACCTACGCACATCCATTGTGGAACTGGTCCAAAAAATTGCCAATTCATCGAATAAACCAGATACAAGCATGTTATTTAAGCATTTCCCACGTGAAGCACAGCGTGAATTATCGTTAGAATTGCTTGCCCAGCTTGGTTATGATTTTGATGCAGGGCGCTTGGATGAAAGTGTGCACCCATTCATGATTGGCTTAAACTATGGAGATGCTCGGATTACCACTAAATATGATGAAAATGACTTCCGTTCTGCTATTTTTGGCACAATTCATGAGTGTGGTCATGCGATGTATGAGCAAAACATTGATGAAAAGCTTGCAGGTCTGCCATTGGCTACTGGTACTTCAATGGGTATTCATGAATCTCAATCATTATTTTATGAAAACTTTGTCGGCAGAAATGAAAAGTTCTGGGAGCATAACTACGAGCGTCTTCAGCATTTCTCACCAGCACAATTTGGCGATGTTGCATTAGGCGATTTTTTACGTGCCATCAATATGGTCGAACCATCCTTTATTCGTATTGAAGCAGATGAACTAACGTATCCTTTACATATCATGATTCGCTATGAAATTGAACGTGATTTGTTCAATGGGGATTTACAGGCGAAGGATCTACCACAAGTTTGGAATGATAAATATGAGGAATATTTAGGCATTCGTCCTGAGTCAGATGCTCAAGGTGTGCTACAAGATATGCACTGGTCAGGGGGCATGTTTGGCTATTTCCCATCCTATGCTTTAGGTATGGTTTATGCAGCACAGTGGAAGCATGCGATGGATAAGGATATTCCAAACTTTGATGCGCTACTAGAAAAGGGAGAGCTACTACCAATTCGAGAGTGGCTAACTGAGAAAGTTCATCAATATGGAGCATTGAAAAAGCCATTCGAATTACTTAAAGAAGCGACAGGGGAAGGCTTAAATGCTAAATACTTAGCAGACTATTTACAAGATAAATATAGGAAGCTCTATCAACTATAA
- a CDS encoding b(o/a)3-type cytochrome-c oxidase subunit 1 gives MSHTNSMTKVDRRDAKLAMAHIYVAFISLLLGGLAGLLQVFVRSGQFTLPAGIGYYQVLTVHGVLLGLILTTFFIYGFQIASVSRTSGTFTASQRRLGWIGFWLMTIGTAASATMVLLNKATVLYTFYAPLKAHWIFYLGLTLVVVGSWVGGAGQILRYVQWRKENKGSGQRSPLLSFMVVVNNLMWFVATLGVAASVLIQLLPWSLGLIERVDVALSRTLFWYFGHALVYFWLLPAYMVWYVIIPKVIGGKIFSDSLARLSFMLFLLFSIPVGIHHQLTEPGIDGTWKFIQVVLTFAVIVPSLMTAFSMFAMFELRGRELGGKGLFGWFKKLPWKDARFFVPFIGMVAFIPGGAGGIVNASYQMNQLIHNTIWVTGHFHLTIATAVVLTYFGAAFWLIPHLTGRTLTKSLNNLSNFAGILWATGMTIMSSAMHIAGLIGAPRRSDYSEYGGASQAYDWIPYQIAQAVGGTILFIAILVIMYIVVKLAWFAPKGEEEFPIGDVHELSGPTPAILENFKVWLVILVALILFAYTVPIIDIISNSPAGSKGYQLW, from the coding sequence ATGAGTCACACTAATTCGATGACAAAAGTAGATCGTCGCGATGCAAAGCTAGCAATGGCACATATTTATGTGGCATTCATCTCATTGCTATTAGGTGGTCTTGCAGGTTTATTACAAGTATTTGTGCGTTCTGGTCAATTTACATTACCAGCAGGCATTGGCTATTATCAAGTTTTAACAGTACACGGTGTATTACTTGGTCTTATTTTAACTACATTCTTTATTTACGGCTTCCAAATTGCTAGTGTAAGTCGTACATCTGGTACATTCACTGCTAGTCAACGTAGACTTGGCTGGATCGGTTTTTGGTTAATGACAATTGGTACAGCTGCTTCAGCAACCATGGTTTTATTGAATAAAGCAACTGTACTTTATACATTCTATGCACCTCTAAAGGCACACTGGATTTTCTATTTAGGCCTTACATTAGTCGTGGTTGGTTCTTGGGTTGGCGGCGCAGGTCAAATTTTACGTTATGTACAGTGGCGCAAAGAAAATAAAGGTAGCGGACAACGCAGCCCATTATTATCGTTTATGGTAGTTGTCAATAATTTAATGTGGTTCGTGGCAACACTTGGTGTAGCAGCTTCTGTATTAATTCAACTGTTACCATGGTCATTAGGTTTAATTGAACGTGTCGATGTTGCATTATCCCGTACCCTCTTCTGGTATTTCGGGCATGCACTTGTATACTTCTGGCTATTACCTGCCTACATGGTTTGGTACGTGATTATCCCAAAAGTAATTGGCGGAAAAATTTTCTCCGATTCTTTAGCAAGACTTTCGTTCATGCTGTTCTTACTCTTCTCTATTCCTGTTGGGATTCACCATCAGTTAACAGAGCCTGGTATTGATGGTACATGGAAGTTCATTCAAGTTGTATTAACGTTCGCTGTAATTGTCCCATCTCTTATGACAGCCTTCTCGATGTTTGCCATGTTCGAGTTACGTGGTCGTGAATTAGGTGGTAAAGGGCTGTTCGGATGGTTTAAAAAATTACCATGGAAAGATGCTCGTTTCTTCGTTCCATTTATCGGTATGGTGGCATTTATTCCTGGTGGTGCAGGTGGTATTGTCAATGCCTCCTATCAAATGAACCAATTAATCCATAATACCATTTGGGTTACAGGGCATTTCCATTTAACAATTGCTACAGCTGTTGTTTTAACTTACTTCGGTGCGGCCTTCTGGTTAATTCCACATTTAACAGGTCGTACATTGACGAAATCATTAAATAATCTTAGTAATTTCGCTGGTATCTTATGGGCTACTGGTATGACGATTATGTCTTCTGCGATGCATATTGCTGGTCTTATCGGTGCACCTCGTCGCTCAGATTACTCAGAATATGGTGGTGCTTCACAGGCCTATGATTGGATTCCTTATCAAATCGCACAAGCTGTAGGCGGAACGATTCTCTTTATCGCGATTCTAGTCATTATGTATATCGTCGTGAAATTAGCTTGGTTTGCACCTAAAGGTGAAGAAGAATTCCCTATTGGTGATGTACATGAGCTTAGCGGCCCAACACCAGCTATTTTAGAAAACTTCAAAGTATGGCTTGTTATTTTAGTAGCGTTAATTTTATTCGCTTACACAGTGCCAATTATCGATATTATTTCGAACTCACCGGCTGGCTCCAAAGGCTATCAATTGTGGTAA
- a CDS encoding cytochrome b5, producing MHIHKYEKYWLVFGVATLVAFLIILGIGAFHQGSHPNNGKKTLDYEKVKETAPFDNPGVHKVEGKDWDYEVVVVASAFNYNPPQIEVPLGAKVKFIATSEDVMHGFEVAGTNINMMLEPGYISEYVTEVNKVGEFLIVCNEYCGTGHTMMHSMLKVVDSNESH from the coding sequence ATGCACATACATAAGTATGAGAAGTATTGGCTTGTGTTCGGAGTTGCTACTTTAGTTGCATTCCTGATCATTCTCGGTATCGGGGCATTTCATCAAGGCTCCCATCCGAACAATGGTAAAAAAACACTAGATTACGAGAAAGTGAAAGAGACAGCACCTTTTGATAATCCAGGAGTCCATAAGGTTGAGGGAAAAGATTGGGATTATGAAGTGGTAGTAGTAGCTTCTGCATTCAATTATAATCCTCCACAAATTGAGGTACCACTTGGTGCAAAGGTGAAATTCATCGCAACAAGCGAAGATGTTATGCACGGTTTTGAGGTGGCAGGTACGAATATCAACATGATGCTTGAGCCTGGTTATATTTCGGAATACGTAACAGAAGTTAACAAAGTAGGCGAGTTTTTAATCGTATGTAATGAGTATTGTGGTACAGGACATACGATGATGCACTCTATGCTAAAGGTGGTGGATTCAAATGAGTCACACTAA
- a CDS encoding chemotaxis protein CheX, producing MSNSKYFQTILNGTIHALKSILPMDIEVKSPSIISEPFQQQQMGVLIGLIGDVKGRVIIDSSPDVFSGIGSTMFGMPLEGEMLESFTGEFGNMIAGNLCTTVGQESLEIDITPPTVMVGNTKLYGFEKAFVLPVSVPSIGALTVLLTIEEEG from the coding sequence ATGAGTAATTCGAAGTACTTTCAAACTATTTTAAACGGGACTATTCACGCTTTAAAATCCATTCTTCCTATGGATATAGAAGTAAAGTCGCCTAGTATTATTTCTGAACCCTTTCAACAGCAGCAAATGGGCGTATTAATTGGTTTAATTGGAGATGTAAAGGGTCGCGTTATCATTGATTCATCCCCCGATGTGTTTAGCGGGATTGGGAGTACCATGTTCGGTATGCCACTGGAGGGAGAAATGCTAGAATCCTTTACTGGAGAATTTGGTAACATGATTGCAGGAAATTTATGTACAACTGTTGGGCAAGAAAGCTTAGAAATTGATATCACTCCGCCAACCGTGATGGTGGGCAATACAAAGTTATACGGCTTTGAAAAAGCATTTGTTCTCCCAGTTTCGGTTCCAAGCATTGGTGCATTAACAGTTCTATTAACCATCGAGGAAGAAGGATAA
- the pcp gene encoding pyroglutamyl-peptidase I — MTKLLVTGFEPFLHYKINPTMQIVENLDGETIGDYRIVGRILSVDFQQSAEQLKQYIEEVKPQIIISLGLAGGRFKITPERIAINVKDGEPDNNGYTPVDESIDKDGADAYLTNLPIRNMVNRIQAAGYPAEISNTAGTYLCNNIMYEGLVYAQQHEGVRAGFIHIPASFDLAIQHGKIPGWHIRDLIAAVKLCIEESIRATNH; from the coding sequence ATGACAAAACTATTAGTAACGGGGTTTGAGCCATTCCTTCATTATAAAATAAATCCAACGATGCAAATTGTCGAAAATTTAGATGGAGAAACAATAGGAGACTATCGCATTGTTGGACGAATTCTTTCTGTAGATTTTCAGCAATCGGCGGAACAATTAAAGCAGTATATAGAGGAAGTAAAGCCACAAATTATTATTTCTTTAGGATTAGCAGGAGGGCGTTTTAAAATAACGCCAGAGCGCATTGCCATTAATGTGAAAGATGGTGAGCCTGATAATAATGGCTACACGCCGGTCGATGAAAGCATTGATAAGGATGGAGCGGATGCTTATTTAACGAATTTACCGATTCGCAATATGGTGAATCGCATACAGGCAGCGGGGTATCCAGCAGAAATTTCAAATACTGCAGGTACGTACTTATGCAATAATATTATGTATGAAGGACTTGTTTATGCACAGCAACACGAAGGGGTTCGTGCTGGCTTTATTCATATTCCGGCATCATTTGACCTGGCCATCCAACATGGCAAAATTCCTGGCTGGCATATCCGAGATTTAATAGCTGCGGTAAAGCTTTGTATTGAGGAGAGCATACGTGCAACCAATCATTGA
- the pxpB gene encoding 5-oxoprolinase subunit PxpB — protein MQPIIEFPHAMWISQHTIRFAFKEEISHANFQAVQAFNRFLKQQLQHNLVESVASYHTVTAYVKQPLDIDSLRGHWLEMQTLTAMAEGTKKILRIPVCYDEEFALDKQRVMNYTGLSFEDFKTLHLSKSYYVYVMGFLPGFPYLGELDTKLCVPRLKKPRATVSASSVGIGGRQTGIYPVESPGGWNIIGKTPLDLFNVDRQEPFLLALGDEVQFYEITKQQFWEMKSKGV, from the coding sequence GTGCAACCAATCATTGAATTTCCTCATGCGATGTGGATTAGCCAACATACTATTCGCTTTGCATTCAAGGAGGAAATCTCCCACGCCAACTTTCAGGCAGTCCAAGCATTTAATCGGTTTCTGAAACAGCAGCTACAGCATAATCTCGTCGAAAGTGTTGCAAGCTATCATACAGTTACAGCCTATGTCAAACAGCCTCTAGATATCGATTCATTGAGAGGGCATTGGCTAGAGATGCAAACTCTCACAGCAATGGCAGAAGGAACGAAGAAAATTTTAAGAATACCCGTTTGCTATGATGAGGAATTTGCCTTAGATAAGCAGCGAGTCATGAACTATACAGGTTTATCATTTGAAGACTTTAAAACATTACACTTATCGAAAAGCTATTATGTTTATGTTATGGGCTTTTTACCAGGTTTTCCTTATTTAGGTGAATTAGATACTAAGTTGTGTGTACCACGCTTAAAGAAGCCACGAGCTACTGTTTCAGCTAGTTCTGTTGGTATAGGCGGTAGGCAAACAGGCATCTACCCTGTTGAGTCACCAGGTGGCTGGAATATTATCGGGAAAACTCCTCTAGATTTATTTAATGTTGATCGCCAAGAGCCATTTTTATTGGCTCTTGGCGATGAAGTTCAATTTTATGAAATAACTAAACAACAGTTTTGGGAAATGAAAAGCAAAGGAGTGTAG
- a CDS encoding biotin-dependent carboxyltransferase family protein: MKPLLLVTKQGVYGSLQDQGRFGYRAFGIPLSGPMDKVSFQAAQLILENPHDQTSFEMFVGGFEFEALADGVYVLTGGHCTCLVNNTPIEMWKTFHLMNGDQLVIKHVNQGAIVYLTPLGGFTSQVKLGSRSNLSLGQLGTNITKGSILYGQDSAPFHYNRGLYAPYRPTFDRAISVRVLKGPHFHLFREESQHHFLQNAFQFIGGNRMGYYVKGTVLQLQEMQDILSEATQFGTIQVPPSGHPIILMADAQTVGGYPIIATVHEDDLHKVAQMRMFNTIRFALEVRGCQ, from the coding sequence TTGAAGCCACTTCTGCTCGTCACTAAACAAGGTGTCTATGGTAGCCTACAGGACCAAGGTAGATTTGGCTATCGGGCATTTGGTATTCCGTTATCTGGACCGATGGACAAAGTATCGTTTCAAGCAGCACAGCTAATCTTAGAAAATCCTCATGACCAAACATCCTTTGAAATGTTTGTGGGTGGCTTTGAATTTGAGGCATTGGCAGATGGAGTCTATGTATTAACAGGTGGACATTGTACATGCTTGGTCAATAATACACCGATAGAGATGTGGAAAACATTCCACTTAATGAATGGCGATCAGTTGGTGATTAAACATGTGAATCAAGGCGCGATTGTTTATTTGACACCTCTTGGCGGGTTTACTTCACAAGTTAAGCTTGGTAGTCGCTCAAACCTGTCACTTGGTCAACTAGGAACAAACATCACAAAAGGTAGCATTTTGTATGGGCAAGACTCAGCGCCATTCCATTATAATCGAGGTCTTTATGCGCCATATCGTCCAACTTTTGATCGTGCTATTTCAGTTAGAGTGCTGAAAGGCCCTCATTTTCATTTATTTAGGGAAGAGAGTCAACACCATTTTTTACAAAATGCTTTTCAATTTATTGGTGGTAATCGCATGGGCTATTACGTAAAGGGAACTGTTTTACAGCTGCAAGAAATGCAAGATATTTTGTCAGAGGCGACCCAGTTCGGCACCATTCAAGTGCCGCCAAGCGGTCATCCTATCATTTTAATGGCCGATGCCCAAACGGTAGGGGGTTATCCTATTATTGCGACGGTACATGAAGACGATTTACATAAAGTAGCTCAAATGCGTATGTTTAACACGATACGATTTGCACTGGAGGTAAGAGGATGCCAATAG
- a CDS encoding 5-oxoprolinase subunit PxpA, with protein sequence MPIDINCDLAEYDDAFLTGKEEEILDYVTSINIACGYHAGHHTLMHQTVRSAIRKNVHIGAHPGYPDREGFGRRNMAFSAAEIYDMMVYQIGALQAFVQIEKGMLHHIKPHGALYNQCVNDREKASAVVDAVYDLNPQLILYCLSGSQIVEIARGKGLQVYEEVFSDRRYNDDGTLVDRQEPNALIQTEQEMLIHVKGILTANEVLSVQSKKIKVAAQTLCIHGDGPRALDYAKKIAALRQQL encoded by the coding sequence ATGCCAATAGATATTAACTGTGATTTAGCTGAATATGATGATGCTTTTCTAACAGGAAAAGAGGAAGAAATATTGGACTATGTCACATCCATTAATATAGCATGCGGCTATCATGCAGGGCATCATACGTTGATGCATCAAACTGTTCGCAGTGCCATTCGTAAAAATGTTCATATTGGTGCACATCCAGGCTATCCTGATCGAGAGGGCTTTGGTCGTCGAAACATGGCATTTAGCGCAGCAGAAATTTATGATATGATGGTCTATCAGATTGGCGCATTACAAGCCTTCGTTCAAATTGAAAAAGGCATGCTCCATCATATTAAGCCACATGGCGCACTCTATAATCAATGCGTAAATGATCGGGAAAAAGCGTCAGCTGTCGTCGATGCAGTCTATGATCTTAATCCACAGCTTATTTTATATTGTTTATCTGGTAGCCAAATCGTAGAGATTGCAAGAGGCAAGGGGCTTCAAGTATATGAGGAAGTTTTTTCGGATCGACGTTATAACGATGATGGCACTTTAGTGGATAGACAGGAGCCTAATGCCTTAATACAAACAGAGCAAGAAATGCTGATACATGTAAAAGGTATTTTAACGGCCAATGAAGTCTTGTCTGTGCAATCTAAAAAAATAAAAGTCGCTGCTCAAACTCTATGTATTCATGGAGATGGCCCCCGTGCGCTAGACTATGCAAAAAAAATTGCCGCGCTCAGACAGCAACTATAA